One Narcine bancroftii isolate sNarBan1 chromosome 3, sNarBan1.hap1, whole genome shotgun sequence DNA window includes the following coding sequences:
- the arl16 gene encoding ADP-ribosylation factor-like protein 16 isoform X2, protein MTLQLGAGGRGNALLAWCRVRAAGMALLLGPAAAGKTLLMKTLHKMSSKEGTSKFDEPLPTLPTFVIDAANPTQVSSSCIQLLDVLAAEQLQQTPVLILFNKVDLPCHMSLVEMKSLFRMDDILACAKQTIHVLEVSARTGRGLDQVLKWLNSHFKGKNLP, encoded by the exons ATGACGCTGCAGTTGGGGGCCGGCGGCCGCGGGAACGCGCTGTTGGCCTGGTGTCGGGTTCGCGCGGCGGGCATGGCGCTGCTGCTGGGGCCGGCGGCCGCGGGGAAGACTCTGCTGATGAAAACCCTGCACAA GATGAGTTCGAAAGAAGGCACTAGTAAATTTGATGAGCCTTTGCCAACTCTTCCAACG TTTGTGATAGATGCTGCCAATCCCACCCAGGTTTCCTCCTCGTGCATTCAGCTACTTGACGTCCTTGCAGCTGAGCAACTGCAGCAAACTCCAGTTCTGATCCTCTTCAACAAAGT TGATCTACCCTGCCACATGTCTCTTGTTGAAATGAAAAGCCTGTTCAGAATGGATGACATATTAGCCTGCGCCAAGCAGACAATCCATGTGCTGGAGGTGAGTGCACGGACTGGCAGAGGGTTAGACCAGGTCTTGAAATGGCTTAATTCCCACTTCAAGGGGAAAAACTTGCCCTGA
- the arl16 gene encoding ADP-ribosylation factor-like protein 16 isoform X3: MDITVNKRKITLRELGGCMGPIWPSYYMDSGAIIFVIDAANPTQVSSSCIQLLDVLAAEQLQQTPVLILFNKVDLPCHMSLVEMKSLFRMDDILACAKQTIHVLEVSARTGRGLDQVLKWLNSHFKGKNLP; the protein is encoded by the exons ATGGATATCACAGTTAATAAAAGGAAAATTACTCTCCGAGAACTAGGAGGTTGTATGGGACCCATCTGGCCGAGTTACTACATGGACTCTGGAGCTATCATC TTTGTGATAGATGCTGCCAATCCCACCCAGGTTTCCTCCTCGTGCATTCAGCTACTTGACGTCCTTGCAGCTGAGCAACTGCAGCAAACTCCAGTTCTGATCCTCTTCAACAAAGT TGATCTACCCTGCCACATGTCTCTTGTTGAAATGAAAAGCCTGTTCAGAATGGATGACATATTAGCCTGCGCCAAGCAGACAATCCATGTGCTGGAGGTGAGTGCACGGACTGGCAGAGGGTTAGACCAGGTCTTGAAATGGCTTAATTCCCACTTCAAGGGGAAAAACTTGCCCTGA
- the arl16 gene encoding ADP-ribosylation factor-like protein 16 isoform X1: MTLQLGAGGRGNALLAWCRVRAAGMALLLGPAAAGKTLLMKTLHKMSSKEGTSKFDEPLPTLPTVGTNLMDITVNKRKITLRELGGCMGPIWPSYYMDSGAIIFVIDAANPTQVSSSCIQLLDVLAAEQLQQTPVLILFNKVDLPCHMSLVEMKSLFRMDDILACAKQTIHVLEVSARTGRGLDQVLKWLNSHFKGKNLP; this comes from the exons ATGACGCTGCAGTTGGGGGCCGGCGGCCGCGGGAACGCGCTGTTGGCCTGGTGTCGGGTTCGCGCGGCGGGCATGGCGCTGCTGCTGGGGCCGGCGGCCGCGGGGAAGACTCTGCTGATGAAAACCCTGCACAA GATGAGTTCGAAAGAAGGCACTAGTAAATTTGATGAGCCTTTGCCAACTCTTCCAACG GTAGGAACCAATTTAATGGATATCACAGTTAATAAAAGGAAAATTACTCTCCGAGAACTAGGAGGTTGTATGGGACCCATCTGGCCGAGTTACTACATGGACTCTGGAGCTATCATC TTTGTGATAGATGCTGCCAATCCCACCCAGGTTTCCTCCTCGTGCATTCAGCTACTTGACGTCCTTGCAGCTGAGCAACTGCAGCAAACTCCAGTTCTGATCCTCTTCAACAAAGT TGATCTACCCTGCCACATGTCTCTTGTTGAAATGAAAAGCCTGTTCAGAATGGATGACATATTAGCCTGCGCCAAGCAGACAATCCATGTGCTGGAGGTGAGTGCACGGACTGGCAGAGGGTTAGACCAGGTCTTGAAATGGCTTAATTCCCACTTCAAGGGGAAAAACTTGCCCTGA